The region CAACGACGCCTGCACCATAGCTCCCTTTCTAGTGGATGGTATGGGAAAGGCAACCAATTGCTGGCTTCCACTGTTGTAGTATGCAAGAGAGCCGCAGAGCTGGTACAGACGGAGCACGAACGCAACGCACTGGCCGGGCGGCTGAAGTATGAGGCGCGGCATGCTTACCTGACCGGGAATTTTACCGAGGCGGAGCAGTTGCTGCAGCTACTGAAACAAACCACACGCACCCCATTTTTGTACCGGCTTATCGGGCATTTAAACAGGTGCAAAATCGACCTCGGTTTCCTCCGCAAGTACTACAACAGGCTACGGTATCGGCAGTAAATAGCACTGATTTGTTTACCTTCTCTTCAATTATCCGTAAGCTAGAGTTAAACCGGCTTTTAATGGATTTTTCGGTATAGTGAGCCCCTTAATCACCAAAATTAGGTGTTTCTGCAGCTAATTTGTCAGGGTTACGGGTCACTATCAATATTTTAATAGCTATATTTGGCATTCAATTAAACAACAGCAACATGATTACATCAGCACTCGCCTCCCGTGCAGAAGTTATAAAATGGATGGAAGACTTCGTGGGAGAAAAGATCTCCGAGTTTCTTAAAACCGTAGAAGATAGCTGGCAACCAGCCGACCTTTTACCGGACGCCACCGTTGATAACTTCTTTGATGAAGTAAAGGAATTGCGCGAGCGTGCCCGCGACTTGAGCTACGACCTGCTGGCCGTGCTGGTGGGCGACACCATTACAGAAGAGGCACTGCCTACCTATGAGAGCTGGCTGATGACGATAGAAGGCCTGCCGAAAGACCCGCAAGGCCCATGGATGAAGTGGAACCGCGCCTGGACGGCCGAGGAAAACCGCCATGGCGACGCCCTGAACCGTTACTTGTACCTGAGCGGGCGAATCAACATGCGTGAGATGGAGGCCTCTACGCAGTACCTGATCGCTGACGGATTTGACCTGCAGACAGATGATGACCCATACCGCTCGTTTGTTTATACTTCTTTCCAGGAGACAGCTACCAATATCTCGCACCGCCGCGTGGCCCAGATTGCCAAGAAGCAGGGCGATAACCAGTTGGCTAAACTGTGTGGCCACGTAGCAGCCGATGAGGCCCGCCACGCCAAGGCCTACAAAGCGTTCGTAAGCAAGATTTTTGAGGCCGACCCGAACGAGATGATGCTGGCCTTCGAAGACATGATGCGCAAGAAGATCGTGATGCCGGCTCATTATATGCGCGAACTGGGAGTAGACCTGGGTAAAACCTTCGGCCACTTTACAGATGCCGCGCAACGCATGGGCGTTTATACCTCGGCAGACTACACCGATATCCTGGACGGCCTGATCAAGGAATGGAAGATCGAAACGCTTACTGGCTTGGACGAGGCCGGCGAGCGTGCCCGTGACTATGTAATGGCCCTGCCAGCCCGCCTGAAGCGCGTGGCAGAACGCATGAAAGTGCCAGAGTTAGAATACAAGTTCCGCTGGATAGCGTAAGCAGCAGGAAATAAAGTATAAAGAAGGGCAGGTTGCAGCAGCAGCCTGCCCTTCTTTATGTTACCATCCCCCGGCCCCTTACTAAAAACAGGAAGGGGAGTTAAAGAATCTGCCGCAAGCGTCCGCTTGTGCCTCATAGCTGCATGTACGGAGGCACAAGCGGACGCTTGCGCCATGTATTATAGGGTGAAGGATACCGTGTACAGGGCCATCTTTTCTTTTACAAGTATAAATCCTCTACCACCGTATAAAACACTATGCAAGAACATTAGAGGGCGCTGCGTTGTTGAAGTATAAACCAGATAATGTATGGCTTTAGGATATCGATTCACAGATTATGTACCTCCGCAGGATGATAAGCCGGGCTTCGAGTCGCTGCTGAAGATCTTTATGCAGCTCGTGACCATTACCTCGGGCGATGTGGGGGAGGCGCTCAACTGGCTCAGTTCGCTGGACAAGCAGTATAACCTGACCGGCGACGAGTACGGCATCGGCGACTTTATAGAGGATCTGAAAAAGAAAGGTTACCTCGATGAAAACCCGCAGGAGCGGGGCGCTTTCCAGCTTACCGCCAAGAGTGAGCAAAGTATAAGAAGGAGTGCGCTGGAAGAGATCTTCGGCAAACTGAAGAAAGGCACCAAAGGCAGCCACGCCACGCCGCACACCGGCATCGGCGACGAAGCCAGCACCGACCGCCGCGAGTACCGCTTCGGCGACGCGCTGGAGCAGATCTCCATGACCGACTCGCTGCGCAACGCCCAGGTAAACCACGGCATCGGCGACCTGCGCCTGACCGAGCAGGACCTGGAGGTAACCGAAACAGAGCATAAAACGCAGGCCTCCACGGTGCTGATGATCGACATCTCGCACTCCATGATCCTGTATGGTGAAGACCGCATCACGCCTGCCAAAAAAGTAGCCATGGCGCTGGCCGAGCTCATCAAGCAAAAGTACCCGAAAGATACCCTGGACATACTGGTGTTTGGCAACGATGCCTGGCAGATAGAGGTAAAGGACCTGCCATACTTGGAGGTGGGGCCCTATCATACCAATACCGTAGCAGGACTGGAGCTGGCCATGGATATTCTCCGCAAGCGCAAAACGCCGAACAAGCAGATCTTCATGATCACCGACGGAAAGCCCACCTGCCTTAAGGAGGGGTTGCGCTACTATAAAAACAGCTTCGGGCTGGACCGGAAAGTGGTGAACAAAACGCTGAACCTGGCCGCCCAGTGCCGCCGCCTCAAGATCCCGATCACCACGTTTATGATCGCCTCAGACCCTTACCTGCAGCAATTCGTAGACGAGTTCACGAAGGTAAATAACGGGCAGGCCTATTACAGCAGCCTGAAAGGCCTTGGCCACCTGGTGTTCCGCGACTATGGCCGCAACCGCAAAAAGAGCTTTTAGAAATTATCCCTTGAGGACAAACAAGAGCGAGAGTTCGCCGTTTGCGAGCACCGCCCAATAAGGGTATTTCATTTAATGAGATGGAGAAAAAGGATCTTTGTCATTCTGTTAAGAAGTTTGGTTAAAGGGAGGTTAAGCTCAAACTACTAGCTACCAAGATTCTTCCAGGATGATAAAAAAGAAGTATGATTACACCCCTGTAGTCCCCTCAAGGGGAAAGCTGTTAGAATAATAGAATAAACCATCACAACCAATAAACTGGTTACTGATAATTGCTAACTGATAACTGCACAAATGAACTACAACGACATACCAGCCGATAAACTACAACAGATAAAAACACTGGGCCAGCTGAAGGCAGCCGGCTACGAGCCACAGTCGGTAAGGCAGGAACTGCGCCGCAACCTGATCAGAAGGCTGCAAAACAAGGAGGAGGTTTTCCCGGGCATCTGGGGGTACGAGGAAACCGTGATTCCGGACATGCAGCGGGCCATACTATCGATGCACCACATTAACCTGCTGGGTTTGCGCGGGCAGGCCAAAACCCGTATTGCGCGGCAGATGATCGACCTGCTGGACGAGTACATTCCGGTAGTGCAAGGCTCCGAGCTGAATGACGACCCGCTGCACCCGCTCTCGCGCTATGCCAAAGACCTGGTGCACGAGCACGGCGACGATACACCCATCAACTGGCTGCACCGGTCAGACCGCTATACCGAGAAACTGGCCACCCCTGACGTTTCGGTAGCCGACCTGATAGGAGATGCCGACCCGATAAAAGCGGCAACCTTGAAGCTTCCGTATTCTGACGAGCGCGTGATTCACTTCGGCTTGATCCCGCGTTCGCACCGCGGCATTTTTGTGATTAACGAGCTGCCGGATTTGCAGGCGCGCATACAAGTTGCCCTTTTTAACATTCTGCAGGAAGGGGATATTCAGATACGTGGGTTTAAGGTGCGCATGCCGCTTGATATCCAGTTTGTGTTCACGGCCAACCCGGAGGACTATACCAACCGCGGCTCCATTGTAACACCGCTCAAAGACAGGATCGACTCCCAGATCATCACGCACTACCCGAAGACCATCGAAACAGGTAAGAAGATCACGCAGCAGGAAGCGCGTGTGAAAGACGGGCAGGACGAACTGGTGCAGACCAACGATCTGATCGGAGACCTGATAGAGCAGGTGGCCTTTGAGGCCCGCGAAAGCGAGTACGTAGATCCTAAAAGTGGTGTGTCGGCCCGACTGACGATCTCAGCTTTTGAGAACCTGCTGAGTGCCGCCGAGCGTCGTGCGCTGCTGAATGGCGAGAGCGGAACCTACGTGCGCGTGGCAGATTTCCTGAATACCATACCATCGGTAACGGGTAAAGTGGAGCTGGTGTACGAGGGCGAGCAGGAGGGAGCCGGCCATGTGGCGCAGGTGCTGATGGGCAAGGCTATCCGCACGCAGTTCCTCAAATACTTTCCCGACCCCGACAAAGCCAAGAAAGCCAAAGAGGGCAATCCGTACAAGAAAGTAACCGACTGGTTTGGCGACGGCAACACGGTGGATATTTTGAATGATGCCTCTGCCGAGGAGTATAAAAAAGCGCTGCAAAGTATACCCGGCCTGGCCGAGCTGGTGGAAAAGCAGCAGCCCAAAGCCAAAGGCGAGGAGAAGCTGTTTATGATGGAGTTCGCCCTGCATGGCCTGGCTGAGCACAGCCAACTCAGCAAAAGCCGCCTCAGCACCGGGCTGCAGTTCAAGGACCTGCTCAGTGGCATGTTCACGATGCCCAGCTTTGGGGAAGAGGAGGATGAGGACGATGATCAGTTTTAGGAGTTTGAGAGTTTAGGAGTTAGAGAGTTTATTTACTCAAAGCGAAGGTGCAAGGTGTTTGTGCCTTCGCTTTTTTATTTATGGCTCAGAGGGAAGGAAGGTTAGTTTGATAGCAGGGCAGTGGCAATGCTTTCCCACTCTTGCTCCAGCGTTTGCTGCGGCCTCTTTCTTCCTGCGCGGCTGTACCAGTAGTCAGCGTTCCACGTGTCGCCCTCCTGGCGGTGCAGGTAAGCGTGTATCCAGGCGGCGTTTTTATCCGGCAGGTCCTGTATCAGTTCATGGGCCTTGTCCCAATCGCCTTTGGCTTCGTGCCACAGCGCCTGCAGGTATACCGAGGCTTCCGGTGGCGGAGTGGGAGCAGAGAGGCTGGCTTTGAAGGTGGTGAGGGTCATAACTACTTGTACTGCTACTCTAAAACGTTGCTACATTTTCTTTTACCCTAAAGTTAACTTTTGGGATTATACTTTCATCTACAACAAGAAGCATTAATCCCTCCAGAGTGTATCTTCTATAGAACTTCATAAAGGCCATAAATGCTATATATGTGGAGCATACTAGAGCTAAAAGAAGTATTGTCTTAGCACGACTAAGCACCTGGTGATGACTAAAATCCCTGGCTAGCTGAACAGCAAAAAGCCAAGAAAGTACATTGAATATCAAGCATGAGTTTCTGAGGAAGCCATATAATGCTACATAGTTCACCATTCTAAACTGATGCTGTTTTGCATTCTCAAAAGTGTAATGGGAGACTATTCTATGAAAGTCGTGCTTCTCAATATCGATGGCATTGTTGCCAGCCCGATCTGTTAAGCCAAGCTTGTCTGTCAGAGCGATCACTTTATAGAGTATGGCATCTCTTAGGAAAGGATCAATTGCCTTTCGATATAAAGTTTTGAAACCAAGAGATTGTCCTAATATAAAATCAAGAACAACGCATGGTAGCAGCAAGATTAATAAGATTGAACGCCAAAAATTGTATTTCCAATTTTTGAGAAAAGGTTTCTTCCAATAACTATGCCTCCTTCCTTCATCCTGATTATCCTGTTCTTTTCTAAGTAAATACTTTGAAGGGTAGGTATACATCCAATTTGCATAAGCTTCTATTGTGATGGAAGAAATGTAACTTAATAGATGGCCTAGTGAGTAGGCCGTGATTACAAAAACAAAAACGTTCTCTAGGTTAACTTTAGAAAATTTATCAATAAACAGATCAAGATTAAACTCCGCCGATTTGTCAATGTAGTTGATAGTTAAAACAGCATAGATTGCAAGTGCTCCCGGGATTAAATAACCTAAGAAGTCATAGAGAGAAAAAGGATTTTGTTTGTTCATATTTTGGAGGTTGGAACTTGAGCAGTTAAATATATTTTGGGATATACAGTTTCTTGAACTTGCCTCCAGCACGGCGATAACCTCCTTCTTCATAGCTTTTACTTCTACCAACACTTCAGAGTAGTAACTGAGCAAAGCACGCTTTAACTTGCTTTGAGCAAACGAGTCCTAAGTAGATTATACAAAGTACAATATAGTAAAATATAAATACTCTCAGCCGGCTAAAGTATAAAGCTGGCACAAAACCTAACCCTGCTAAACGAAGTAGCTTGGTGGTATGGGACACGTATCAGTTTGGCCAATACTGGTGTTGGCTTTGATTCATTTCTTTGGCAGCCGGCTGCGTTTTCTGGCAGGTGTGCCCCGCAGTGTCTGGCTATCCGGAGCGGGGGGCGTTTCAGTGGCTTATGTATTCATGCACCTGTTTCCTGAACTGCACAGGGGGCAGGAGCACCTTCAGGAGCATGTACCTTGGGTGGAAGAGTTTCTGGAGCACCATATTTACCTGGTGGCGCTCTTGGGCCTGATGGTATTCTATGGGTTAGAGCGGTCGGTTGTGTCGGAGAAGCGAAAGCAGGCGAAAGAGCAGCAGGAGCAAAAGTCCTCTCAGGGGGTATTTTGGCTACACATTGGCTCTTTTGCCTTGTACAATGCTATTATTGGCTACATCTTGTATCAACGGGAGGAGGATCCCACCGAAACAGCGTTGCTGTTTACCATTGCCATGGGGCTACACTTTCTGGTGAACGATTTTGGCCTGCTGGAGCACCATCGGAACAACTACAAAAAGTATGGACGTTGGGTACTGGTGCTGGCCTTGGTTGCGGGCTGGACGGTAGGCTACGTAAAGGAAGTCTCTGAAACAATTGTAGTAATACTGACAGCCTTTATTGGAGGTGGAGTGATCCTGAACGTACTGAAGGAGGAGTTGCCCGAAGAACGCAAAAGCCGTTACTGGGCTTTTGCGCTCGGGGCAGGTCTGTATACTATTTTACTGTTATCTCTGTAGGCGGGTGCAGCTGCCCCTCGGTGCGGGCCACCATCATCGATACGGTGGCGTCGCCGGTTACATTCACGGTGGTGCGCAGCATGTCCAGCAGCCTGTCCGGTGCAAGTATCAGGGCGATACCCTCTATCGGTATACCTGCCTGCTGCAGCACGATCACCAGCATCACAATGCCAGCGCCTGGTACGGCAGCGGCACCAATAGAGGCCAGCGTGGCGGTCATCACAATGCCCAGTTGCGCCGTCAGGCTCAGGTCTATGCCGTAGGCCTGGGCTATAAACACAGCCGCCACAGATTGGTAAAGGCTTGTTCCGTCCATGTTAACCGTAGCGCCGAGTGGCAGCACAAAGCTGGAGATCTCTTTATTGATACCCAGGTTCTTCTCGGCGCACTCCATGGTAACAGGGAGCGTGGCAGCGCTGGAGGAGGTAGAGAAAGCCAGCATCTGGGCCGGGAAGATTCCTTTCAGGAAATGCATATACTTTGTTTTGCCTACCGTCACGACCAGGGCAGGGTATACTATAAAGATCATCACTGCCAGGCCTATGGCTACCACAATGCAGTAATAGCCCAGCACGAGCAGCAGCTCCAGGGCCGCCCCCGGGTCGTTTCCGGCAAAGTCTACCACCAGGCCGGCCAGCAGCGCAAAAACGCCATAGGGTGCGGTCATCATGATGATATCCACGATCTTGAGGATGGCCATGTTCGCCCCTTCAAAGAAGTCATTCACGGGCTGTGCCTTGTCAGGAGGAATGAGGATCAGTGCAATACCAAAGAGCAGGGCAAAGAAGATAACCTGCAGCATGCTGCCGTTATCGGTCATGGAGCGGAAGATGTTGCTGGGCACAATGTCTACGAGTGGCTGCAGCGGCCCCTGCTGCTCCACAGCGGCGGCATCCGAGGACCTTGCGGTGGTGGTGGCGGCGAACTGCTCCTTAAACTCCTCGCGCTTCTCCGGCGAGAAGGCCTTACCTGGCTCAAACATGTTGACAAGTATAAGCCCCATGGTTACGGCCAGCACCGTGGTGGCCAGATAGATGCCGATGGTCTTGGTGCCGATGCGGGAGAGGCGGCTGATGTCGCTGAGGCTGGTAACTCCGGTGACAAGCGAGACGAGCACCAGCGGCACAGCGATGAGTTTAAGCAAGTTAATAAAGATGGTGCCAAAAGGGCTGATCCAATCTGTGGTAAAGCTGTTGAGGCCAAGGGTGCTGGACGACATGCCCCAGGCTATACCAAGTGCCATACCGATGAGGATTTGCCAGTGTAGAGCGAGTTTCTTCATACGTGGGTTTGCAGGCAGATGAAGGGTATGCACCTGCGTCTCTGTTATTTGTGTAAAGTAATTATGATGTTCTGCTGGTGTGGCATCCTCACTGCAGGGCAGGTAAAGTATCGTTTCTCTATTGAAGATGCCATACAGATGTTAGGTAAAAATAAGCATATTTATGCAGGATGCACGGGCTCGCTTTAAAAAATCAGGCTGCGGCACGCTGTTTTTAGGGATGCCGGCCTTGTTTTACCGCCTTGCTCTGGTGCAGCATAACGAAAAAAGCCGCCCCATACTTTGTAGGGGGCGGCTTCATACTTTAGCAGCGGCGCTGCGGGAGGTTTATTCCTCGTTCACCACGATTTTCTCGATGCGATCGTTCGCGCGGATCTGGTCGATCACGTCCACGCCTTCTACCACTTTGCCGAAGCAGGTGTGGTTACGGTCGAGGTGGGCGGTGTTTTTGCGGCTGTGGCAGATGAAGAACTGGGAGCCACCGGTGTTGCGGCCGGCATGGGCCATGCTCAGCACGCCACGGTCGTGGTACTGGTTCTCGCCTGTCAGCTCGCAGTCGATCTTGTAGCCCGGGCCACCGGTGCCTGGCACGCCCTTAGCGCCCTCGCGCGAGTTTGGGCAGCCCCCCTGTATTACGAAGTCAGGAATAACGCGGTGGAACGTAAGGCCGTCGTAGAAGCCGTCTTTTGCCAGCTTTACAAAGTTATCTACCGTTTTAGGAGCGTCTTTCTCATAAAACTCAACTTTCATTATACCCTTGCCAGTATGGATTTCTGCGGTTTTCATGTATGGTTCTGTTTGGTTTTAACAATTGGTACAGATAACAAAAGTACGAAAATTATAGTTTAAGAGAGCAATAAGCCAGGCTTTACGCGCCGGGCACCCTTAACAAGTATAATTCACGCGCAAGTATAAACAACACACTATGAAAACAATAACGAGAGCAGGGTACACGCTGGCCCTGTGCTGCAGCATGCTGTTAGGGAGCTGCGGCGGCACAAACGATGAGAACGCTGCCAATGAGATGCAGGACGAAACAGTGCCTAACCCTGGGGCAGAGGATGTTGAAGGAATGACCAACCCAAATACACCTGGCAAACAAGCCGGCGAAGGCGAATTAGACGAGGATGATGTAGATGCAGAAATGACTGGCCCCAGAATCGGTGGCAACGAGATGCTGCCGTCTCAAAAGATAGTGGAGAATATTTCCGCTAACAATGACCTGAGCGTGCTGATGGGGGCGTTACGGCAGGCCGGGCTGGTGAGAACGCTGAACGGAACGGGACCTTATACAGTGTTTGCTCCGAGGAACGGCGCTTTTGAGGACTTGCCAAACGGCACTTTGGAAGACCTGATGCAGCCCGAGAACAAGCAGCGCCTGGCCAACCTGCTGAACAATCACGTGGTGGCCGGCAAACTGACTGCCGCCGATCTGACAGACGGTACCACGCTCAAAACTGCCTCCGGCAAGCAGCTCTCCGTTACCCAAAAGGGCAACGAGGTGATGGTGAACGGAGCCAGGGTAGTGCAGGCAGACGTGGTGAGCAGCAACGGCGTGATCCATATTGTGGAGGACGTGCTGGCAACGGAGAAGTAAGCCTCCGCCAACAAGACAGAGAGGGCAGGCGCTTTCACGGAGCCTGCCCTTTTTATATGCTGGCGCGATGGTTAGAAAGGGTTGGTTGCCCACACGGTTAGCTCCGGCACAAAGCCACGGTTGTCCATCTGCAGGGCGCTCTTGATGGCCCAGGCAATTTCCTCGCTGCGCAGTTTGTTGGGCTGGTCGTCGCGCTCCTGGCGGTCTGGCTGGCCGAAGGCGGTGGTTACCTCGCTGGGGTTTACCAGCATCACGCGCACATTATACCGGCGCAGTTCAGCCTGCCAACTCTGTGTCATACTTCTAAGCGCTGCCTTCGATGATGCGTAAATTGAACCGCCCTCATACCCTTTGAGCGCTGCCGTGGAGCCGATGTTGATGATGTTGCCATAATTCTGCTTTTTAAAGATCTTTGCTGCTTTTGCCGCCATCATGGCCGCTCCGAACACGTTTACCCGGTATATGTGCTCGAAATCGTCCAGCGTCAGCTGATCTATGGCTTTAGAAAAGCCAATACCGGCATTGTTGATCAGCACATCCAACCGGCCGTATTCCTCCATAAATAGATGAAAAGTGCGCTTCACGTCCTCCGGGTTGGCCACATCGGCAGTGATGGGCATGGCCCCGAGGTCGCGGGCGGCTTTGTGGGTGCGTTTTTCGTCGCGGCCCGTAATGGCTACGTTGGCTCCGTTCCCGATGAGTAGTTTGGCTGTGGCGTAGCCGATACCCATGGTGCCGCCGGTGATCAGGATATTCGCGTTTTCGAGTTTCATAGTCTTGCGAGGATTAATGAGGAGAAGTATAGCCTGTGTAACGGAGCGGATAGGGATTGGTTGGAAGCTGGATAGGGCAGGAGGTTATCCAACCACCCCTGCCCCTCCTTGTTTAAGGAGGGGAGTTCTGTAGTTACTACAGTCTAGGTATAAGCGCTGTAGTTTTGGCTATTTAGGTAAACCCACCCCAACCCCTCCCAGGAGGGGAATTAGCAGACGATTATCATCTCTCTGCCCCTTTCAAGGGGAACTTGGCTGAAGCTCCGTCAGCAGTGGCTATCGAACTAGAACCCAGTCCTTGGGTTGAGCGCCTTCTAGATTTCCGGTTTCGCTTTAGCGAAATTGCGACAGCAAAGGAAATGTAGACAGCGCGATACCCGAAGACGAGCCCTCTCGGGCTGGAGAGCAGAAAGTATACTATGCAACTGTAGGCTTGTAAGACTGAGGATCAGCAGCGGCTAGATTAAAGTTGCTTGGTTCAAGCTACGGGAAGCAGTGGCAATAGAGAAAGCACGAGCTACAAGCTCGCGCTAGCGGGGGCTAGTAAGGATAGCTTGGTTCCAACTGCAGGAAGCTAGGACTAAAGGCAAGTACAAGCGGACGCTTGCGCCATAGATTAACCAATCCGGTGGCAAAAGAAAAAGCGTAACGAATTGCGCCCCTATAAGTGTGACTTTCTAAATTTTAACCTTCTAGCTCTCCAACTACTTCCGGTTATCGCCGCCATGGAGCATACTCAGGTAACTTTCGTAGCGGGTGAGGGAGATATCATTGTGGCGCACGGCCTCAATCACGGCGCAGCCAGGCTCGTTAAAGTGAGTGCAGTTGTTGAAGCGGCACTGGTTCAGGCGCTCGCGCATCTCCGGAAAGAAGTGGCTCAACTCCGCCGCCGGAATATCTACAATGCCTAGTTCCTTGATGCCGGGCGTATCGATAACAAACGTTTCGGGGTCGATCTCGAACATCTCGGCAAAGGTGGTGGTGTGCACGCCTTTGTCGGAGAAGCCGGATATCTCGGAGGTTTTCAGTTCCAGGTCGGGCACGATAAGGTTGATGAGCGAGGACTTGCCCACACCGGAGTGGCCGGAAAGGAGTGTGGTTTTGCCGTGCAGCAGCGCTTTCACCTCGTCTATGCCCTCGTTGTTATGGGCAGACACTGCCAGGCTCGGGTAGCCGATCTTCTCATACATGTGGCTGATCTGGCGCTGGTACTCCATAATGTCCTCGTCGTACAGGTCGGTTTTGTTGAAGATAAGCATGGCCGGAATATCGTAGGCCTCGGCCGTCACCAGAAAGCGATCGATAAAACCAAAGGAAGTGCGCGGCGATACCAGCGTCACGATGAGCATGGCCAAATCGAGGTTGGCAGCAATGATATGGGAGTAGGCTGTTTTGTGCGTGCTCTGGCGGATGATGTAGTTTTCACGCTCCGTAATCTTATGGATCACAGCCGTATCCTCGCCCGTTGTCTCTACGTCAAATTCTACGCGGTCGCCTACGGCCAGCGGGTTGCTCACCTTCAGGCCCTTTATCTTGAACTTGCCGCGTAGGCGTGCCCGGTGCAATTTACCTTCTTCGTCGCGCACCAGATACCATGATCCCGTCGATTTTACTACTACTCCTTTCATGCAGTTTATTTCAGCAGTTGCTTTACATCGGCCATGATGGCTGCCGTAGCGCCCGCCTGCTCTTGTACGTATTCTTTTTCTTTGTCAGTTATACTTTGGCGCAGCCCCGGAGTTGTATGCACCCGCTCGAAAGCCTCTAGCAGCTCCTCTGCGTTTTGCACCGGAAAAGCACAGCCCAGCGCTACCAGTTCTTTCGCCTCCTGAAACTTGTCATACTTCGGCCCGAAGAACAGCGGCAACCCGAACACAGCCGCCTCCAGGGTGTTGTGCAGCCCCTTGCCGAAGGCCCCGCCAATGTAGGCGTAGGTGCCATAGCTGTAGAGCGAGGAGAGCATGCCAATGTTATCGATCACCAGCACCTTATACTTGGCTGCATCTGCCTCAGAGGTCTGGGAGAAGCGCACGGTTCCTTCGCCGAAGGTCTGCATCACGGTATGTATACTCGCCTCGTTCACCTCGTGCGGCGCGATGATGAATTTTATACTTGCTTTATACTTTTGAATTAGCGGTAGCAGCACTTCCAAATCGGCAGGCCAGCTGCTGCCTACCATAAATACCTCTTGCCCGGCCGCGAAAGCCTCTACCAAAGGTATGGTTTTTACGCTTGTGGCCGTTTGCAGTACCCGGTCAAAGCGCGTGTCGCCGGCTATACTGGCGTTGCGGATGTTTATACGGTGTAGCAGCTCCAGCGAGGTTCGGTTTTGGGTGTAGAGGTGCGTGAAGCGGCGCAGGATATTGCGGTAAAAATCGCCGTAGCCTTTAAAGAAAACCTGCTCCTGCCGGAAAATAGCAGAGATGGAAAGCACTGGTATACTTCTGCGCTGCAGCTCCTGCAG is a window of Pontibacter kalidii DNA encoding:
- a CDS encoding fasciclin domain-containing protein; this encodes MKTITRAGYTLALCCSMLLGSCGGTNDENAANEMQDETVPNPGAEDVEGMTNPNTPGKQAGEGELDEDDVDAEMTGPRIGGNEMLPSQKIVENISANNDLSVLMGALRQAGLVRTLNGTGPYTVFAPRNGAFEDLPNGTLEDLMQPENKQRLANLLNNHVVAGKLTAADLTDGTTLKTASGKQLSVTQKGNEVMVNGARVVQADVVSSNGVIHIVEDVLATEK
- a CDS encoding dicarboxylate/amino acid:cation symporter; the encoded protein is MKKLALHWQILIGMALGIAWGMSSSTLGLNSFTTDWISPFGTIFINLLKLIAVPLVLVSLVTGVTSLSDISRLSRIGTKTIGIYLATTVLAVTMGLILVNMFEPGKAFSPEKREEFKEQFAATTTARSSDAAAVEQQGPLQPLVDIVPSNIFRSMTDNGSMLQVIFFALLFGIALILIPPDKAQPVNDFFEGANMAILKIVDIIMMTAPYGVFALLAGLVVDFAGNDPGAALELLLVLGYYCIVVAIGLAVMIFIVYPALVVTVGKTKYMHFLKGIFPAQMLAFSTSSSAATLPVTMECAEKNLGINKEISSFVLPLGATVNMDGTSLYQSVAAVFIAQAYGIDLSLTAQLGIVMTATLASIGAAAVPGAGIVMLVIVLQQAGIPIEGIALILAPDRLLDMLRTTVNVTGDATVSMMVARTEGQLHPPTEITVK
- a CDS encoding acyl-ACP desaturase — its product is MITSALASRAEVIKWMEDFVGEKISEFLKTVEDSWQPADLLPDATVDNFFDEVKELRERARDLSYDLLAVLVGDTITEEALPTYESWLMTIEGLPKDPQGPWMKWNRAWTAEENRHGDALNRYLYLSGRINMREMEASTQYLIADGFDLQTDDDPYRSFVYTSFQETATNISHRRVAQIAKKQGDNQLAKLCGHVAADEARHAKAYKAFVSKIFEADPNEMMLAFEDMMRKKIVMPAHYMRELGVDLGKTFGHFTDAAQRMGVYTSADYTDILDGLIKEWKIETLTGLDEAGERARDYVMALPARLKRVAERMKVPELEYKFRWIA
- a CDS encoding vWA domain-containing protein, with the translated sequence MALGYRFTDYVPPQDDKPGFESLLKIFMQLVTITSGDVGEALNWLSSLDKQYNLTGDEYGIGDFIEDLKKKGYLDENPQERGAFQLTAKSEQSIRRSALEEIFGKLKKGTKGSHATPHTGIGDEASTDRREYRFGDALEQISMTDSLRNAQVNHGIGDLRLTEQDLEVTETEHKTQASTVLMIDISHSMILYGEDRITPAKKVAMALAELIKQKYPKDTLDILVFGNDAWQIEVKDLPYLEVGPYHTNTVAGLELAMDILRKRKTPNKQIFMITDGKPTCLKEGLRYYKNSFGLDRKVVNKTLNLAAQCRRLKIPITTFMIASDPYLQQFVDEFTKVNNGQAYYSSLKGLGHLVFRDYGRNRKKSF
- a CDS encoding sigma 54-interacting transcriptional regulator — protein: MNYNDIPADKLQQIKTLGQLKAAGYEPQSVRQELRRNLIRRLQNKEEVFPGIWGYEETVIPDMQRAILSMHHINLLGLRGQAKTRIARQMIDLLDEYIPVVQGSELNDDPLHPLSRYAKDLVHEHGDDTPINWLHRSDRYTEKLATPDVSVADLIGDADPIKAATLKLPYSDERVIHFGLIPRSHRGIFVINELPDLQARIQVALFNILQEGDIQIRGFKVRMPLDIQFVFTANPEDYTNRGSIVTPLKDRIDSQIITHYPKTIETGKKITQQEARVKDGQDELVQTNDLIGDLIEQVAFEARESEYVDPKSGVSARLTISAFENLLSAAERRALLNGESGTYVRVADFLNTIPSVTGKVELVYEGEQEGAGHVAQVLMGKAIRTQFLKYFPDPDKAKKAKEGNPYKKVTDWFGDGNTVDILNDASAEEYKKALQSIPGLAELVEKQQPKAKGEEKLFMMEFALHGLAEHSQLSKSRLSTGLQFKDLLSGMFTMPSFGEEEDEDDDQF
- a CDS encoding peptidylprolyl isomerase, with protein sequence MKTAEIHTGKGIMKVEFYEKDAPKTVDNFVKLAKDGFYDGLTFHRVIPDFVIQGGCPNSREGAKGVPGTGGPGYKIDCELTGENQYHDRGVLSMAHAGRNTGGSQFFICHSRKNTAHLDRNHTCFGKVVEGVDVIDQIRANDRIEKIVVNEE
- a CDS encoding SDR family oxidoreductase; the protein is MKLENANILITGGTMGIGYATAKLLIGNGANVAITGRDEKRTHKAARDLGAMPITADVANPEDVKRTFHLFMEEYGRLDVLINNAGIGFSKAIDQLTLDDFEHIYRVNVFGAAMMAAKAAKIFKKQNYGNIINIGSTAALKGYEGGSIYASSKAALRSMTQSWQAELRRYNVRVMLVNPSEVTTAFGQPDRQERDDQPNKLRSEEIAWAIKSALQMDNRGFVPELTVWATNPF